The window AGAAGTGTATTATCATTTGTATCTTACATATCATTGTTTCATATTTCTGTTAATGACCTTGTTCTATTGGCCAAGCCTGATAAAACTGATTCAGAATGCCTTATATCATGAATGTTCCATGCTTCCAATCCTGTAGTTGTTTCTTGATCTGTACATATTTGGCAGAACAATAAACTCAGATGATGAGTGATATTGACCAGTGGTTGGATATGTCCATACACCATGGAGATAATATGAAATGGATGAAAGGTAAAAGCTATGTCTTGTGGCATAGAATCCAGCTGAAATCAACATTTGCAACTCAAAACAAGAAAAGGCATCTACTCTTTATGTTTTCTTGAGATAGTgttgtggatatatatatatatatatatatatatatatatatatatatatatatatatatatatatatatatatatatatatatatatatatggttttctTGTCATGTTTTAGGAATATTTCTATATTATTGTAGATAAGTTTGAAATATGGTTTAATTGGGAGCTGATCAGGCAAACAGCCGATGAGATCAAGTCTATAAAATGATAAACCATCTCACTCTCCTAATTGATAGGTTTGAGGTTCTCAACCTCCATTTTCTACAAATAATTCTTCAGCATTCATTGACACATGATGACAATCATAGACACTTTGTCACTATCCATTCACATAAAATCTCTCAAGAGATCGTAAAACGTATGTCTCCCATGACGACTCTAATTGAATAATACTCCAGCTTCGATTATTTTTCCATCATTCTCATCCTAAGCTTTGGTTAGATTTGAAATGATCGATTGATTTCGACTGTCAACTCGAGATGACAAAATTAAtacgatttgatttgatttgatttgatccgTTTCTTGATTGTTGCTGCATCCTACAACCACTCCGGTTCAATTATTTTCTATCATTTCATGCTAAACTTTGGTTAGATTTGATATGATCAATCTTTAATTGTTAACCGAGGTGACAAAATTGATCCGACCGGTTTCATTTTTCCATTGTCTTTGCATTTGGAAGAGAAAAAGAAGTTTGACTGGTGCCGATATTTATAATCTCGCTTCATTCTATTCCTATAAAAAAGAGTATGCTAGAAGTGCGTTGCAAGAGACTTCTCTGATGGTTCGATCGATTCCAAATTCTTGCTCGTAAGAATTTTTGATAAGTTCATAGAGAAAACATATCTAGAAAGACTGATGCAAATAATGTTAATCTTCTAACCATTAAATGACTTAATGAGATGTTACTAAGCTTCACTGTTCTTTTAGTAATAACATATTGGAGTTATGACTATGTTCATAATTTGGTGAACGACGAAGAATCATTGTCTTCTTGCTGTGATAATTTAGGAAGATTGTGATACCATCATCTGATTAAACAATCATACTTTTGTGTCGCTTAGAAATTTCGGTCTCAGATATTGAGACTTGGCAACATTTTGCGCCACTTGCACGTCTTTTTTTCTACACCCATCTCTTTCGGCAATACTCTTCCCACCATCACCACTTGAAGATTGAAACTTTGTGTTCCAAAGTAGATGACCAACGAAATATGCAATCTTCTCATGTTTCCACCACAATTCGCCATGTTTGGTCTCTCTGTCATACATACAACATAGCCTTTTAACGATCTTTAATTGCATACATTTGGATAATACTTCAATGAATATAAGCATGTTAATTTGATTTACTGCTAAACAACCCAAatcaataatataattatatatgtatacaaaataAAACATTGAATATGCATTTAATCCGTCATTAATTATCCACCGGCCCAATCCCGCGTCTTAAATGGAAAAAGACCACTGCTGTGGGTCAATACAACGACCGTCTCTTCTTCAAATGCCTTCCGTGTACCATTCAGTGTAGCAAACATACAATAGCGCGATTTCGTTGGTCTCCTTCTATGGGCTCCACCACACAGTCGGGAATTGTCAGCCGCCATTTTCCTGAGTTTGTTGTTGCCACAGGCAGCTGATCCTTCCACCAGTCCAATATTTCCTGGGCGGCTCACACACGGAACTACAACGGCGTCGTTGGATCGCTCCGTAACGACCAAGTCCCCGGAATCCGACGGTGGTGCGAGCCCACATCACACGGATTCGTCGCCTGTGACCGGCACGTTGGCGCCGTGTCACCTCCGCGAAACTCCAGTCAACCGACGGACCTCTCTCCTATCGAGCTGAACTCCAATTCTTCTCCCTTTCTTCCTTTATTTCTCTCCCCTGTTGCGGCTCCGATCCCCATGAGAAGCGAAGGAGACAGCTTGAGCGGCCAAAATATGGGATTGTGCGACAGAAAGGTGCGATCTTTGCCTTCCCCTGTTCTACTCTTCCTCTCGCCCCTGCTGCTCCTCCTTGTCGGCTCCCTCTGGCTCGCCGACGCGGCGGACATCCCCCTCGGATCCTCCCTCTCCCCCTTGAACTCGGACTCCTGGTCGTCCCCCAGCGGGACGTACTCCCTCGGCTTCATCTCCGACCCACAGAACACCTCCCGGTACCTCGCTGCCATAACCTACTCCGGTGGCATCCCCGTGTGGACCGCCGGCGGCGGAGCTTCGGTCGATTCCGCCGCCTCCCTCCAGCTCCGCTCTGATGGCAACCTCCGCCTAGTCGACGGCTCCGGCACGGTCGTCTGGGAGTCCGGCACCGCGGGCAAGGGTGTGTCCGCCGCCTCCCTCCTTGATTCGGGCGACTTCGAGCTCAAGAACTCCACCGCCGTCGTCTGGGACACCTTCGTTAACCCCACCGACACCATCCTCCAGTCCCAAAACTTCACCGTGGGCCAGACCTTGCGCTCCGGGGAGTACTCCTTCTCTCTTCTCGCGAACGGCAACCTCACCCTTACATGGAACGGCAGCACCATTTACTTCAACAAGGGCTTCAACTCCACCTTCACCGCCAACAAAACCCTGGCTTCCCCTTTTCTGACCCTCCAATCCAATGGGATCGTCTCGCTCTCCGATGCCTCCCTTTCCACCGCGGTGGTCATATCCTACAGCAGTGATTATGGCGAGAGCGGCGACATGATCCGGTTTGTGAAGCTGGATTCCGACGGAAATCTGAGAACTTACAGTGCCGTCCGAGGGAGCGGCGCCGCCATCCAGCGGTGGTCGGCGGTCGCGGACCAGTGCGAGGTCTTCGGGTGGTGCGGCAACATGGGGATCTGCAGCTACAACGACACGTCCCCCGTCTGCGGGTGTCCCTCCGAGAACTTCAATTTCGTTGACCCCAACGATCACCGGAAAGGGTGCAAGAGGAGGACGGAGATCCAGGATTGCCCTGGGAACTCCACCATGCTGCAGCTGAGTCACACCCAGTTCCTGACGTACCCGCCGGAGACCTCCACCGAGCAGTTCTTCGTCGGCATCACAGCCTGCAGGTTGAACTGTCTCTCAGGTGCCTCCTGTGTCGCTTCGACTGCGCTCGCTGATGGCTCAGGATTCTGCTATCTGAAGGTGTCCAACTTCGTCAGTGGGTATCAGTCGGCAGCACTGCCGAGCACTTCCTTCGTCAAGGTGTGCGCTCCAGCCCTCCCCAACTCACCATCAACACTGGACGAGGTCCACTCGGAGTCCTCGAAATTGAAGGGCTGGGTGGTTGCTGTTTTGATCTTTGGCACGCTCTTGGGGTTGATACTCTTCGAGTGGGGGTTATGGTGGTGTTTCTGCCGGAACAGCACAAAGTATGGGCCATCGTCGGCTCATTATGCACTTCTCGAGTATGCCTCTGGTGCCCCTGTGCAGTTCTCGTACCGGGAGTTGCAGAAGTCGACCAAGCGATTCAAAGAGAAACTTGGGGAAGGAGGTTTTGGTGCTGTCTACAAAGGTGTTCTTGCAAACCGTACGATGGTTGCGGTGAAGCAGCTCGAGGGGATCGAGCAAGGGGAGAAGCAATTCAGAATGGAGGTGGCGACGATAAGCAGCACCCACCACTTGAACCTGGTCAGGTTGATTGGATTTTGTTCGGAAGGACGACACAGGCTTCTAGTCTATGAGTTCATGAAGAATGGTTCTCTGGATAGCTTCCTCTTCTCGGGGGACTCCTCAAGGAAACTAACTTGGGCAACACGGTTCAGTGTGGCGATTGGGACTGCTAGAGGGATCACTTACTTGCATGAAGAATGCCGGGATTGCATAGTCCATTGCGATATAAAGCCAGAAAACATTCTCCTTGACGAGAACAACAATGCAAAGGTTTCGGATTTTGGTCTTGCGAAACTTGTCAACCCGAAAGATCATAGGCAAAGGACTTTGACAAGCGTTAGGGGAACCAGGGGATACTTAGCTCCCGAATGGCTTGCTAATCTCCCAATCACTTCGAAGTCAGATGTTTACAGCTACGGGATGGTGTTGCTTGAGATTGTGAGTGGGCGGCGCAATTTTGATGTATCAGATGATACTGGTCGAAAAAAGTTCTCGGTGTGGGCCTACGAAGAGTTTGAGAAGGGGAACATCAGAAGCATCATGGACAAGAGGCTTGCTGAGCAGGATGTGGATATGGAGCAGTTGGAGAGGGCAGTGCTGGTGAGCTTTTGGTGCATCCAAGAACAGCCCTCTCAAAGGCCATCGATGGGGAAGGTCGTGCAGATGTTGGAAGGGGTATTGGATATAGAGAGGCCTCCGGCACCAAAGGTCATGGATGTTGGCTTGGCAGTTGTCACCACCAGTAGCGTGAGCACCAGCGTTGCCGTTTTCGCGACCTCAGCTTCAATTCAGCCTCTATCGAGCTCATCACAGTCGATCACGAACTCATCATCAGTTTCCCGGAGGAACGTACAGAAACAAACATCATCCCTCCTCTCCACAGATCTTTCTTCCTAGTAGAAAAGATATGGAGTCCCAAAGTTTTCTCGTGTATAACTATTACATGGAATGTGCCTAAATCTGCGTCTTTCACAGGACATGACTTGAAAGTCCAATGGATCAGCTTATGTAAGTTATTATAGTTTTTCTCATGTAACATTCTACAAGTTCGTCCAAACTGAGATTGTTGAAGCTTATCGCCATGTGTATAGGAATAACAAGATGAAGGTTAGTTATTGGCTTCTTTGTTCTATTAATTTGGTGACAGTGTTTCTTGTGCAGGGGATGCTAAAACTTTCTTTTGTGTTTGAATCTGTCTTTTCATGTCCTTTCTCTCCATTGTATCCTTTGCTTTCATTACTTGATGCTAAGAGAATTGAGTGTGCCACTGGTTCAAAGCGATTGTTCTATGTTCATATTGGAAagtttgtgttcttattgaaactgGTTGTAATTGGATGCAATACGTGAATGATCTAACAACTGTCCTTATGTTAGCATAGAATGAGATCATTTACAAGCATTCAATCTTTTTTGGCATGTCTGTGAAACATTTCTGATACAGACAAAGCACCGAACTAATTTTTCCAAAATATACAATTGTATTACTCTTAGAAGTTCTTATACGACCACTGACTTAGCCATCCGAGATTAACGATAGAATACAGATCAGGTGGCTAATCGGCATTCCATAATTGACTCATCCGCAAAGGTATGCAGATATAAAGAATCCTCGATTACTGGCTTAACTTGAAAGAGTTTGGATCCTCTAATCAGCATCCATCATGCTTTGAAATGCGCACAGCGACATGATTGACCGCTTTGTGATCTGGTTATGGACATGTTGAAAATTAAATTAACCTTTTAGACTGATTAGGATCAGTCGAGTTTGATTAGTACTGTGATTTAAATAAAGAAAATAGTGATGAATAAAAATTACATTAGTGTCTTATATTTGTTTAATACGTTCGTCATGAATTATTATCTTGTGTgactaaattttgaaaaataataaatgCATAATGATAGATGAAATtactttatataaataaattgTTGCAAATGGAAGCAAGCGGGTTCCATGGTGTAGTGGTTAGCACTCCAGACTTTGAATCTGGCGACCTGGGTTCGAATCCCGGTGGGACCTTATTTTTTGCCTCGATATATGCAAATGAACCCTGCTTTTTATTATCtatgtttttttatattaaagCATTTTTTAGTGAAGCAATCGATCGGTTATTAGATAATGATTAATATATTTATCGATCTGACCAAACATTGGTACCAActcctatatatatacatatatacatatatgtatatatacatatatgtatatacatatatgtatatatacatatacatatacatatacatatacatatacatgtacatgtacatatgtgtatgtgtatgtgtatgtgtacgtgtacgtatatgtgtatgtgtatatatgttgaatctcatattttgatgatgaaaccaattgataagtgtttatgatttaatctgcgtttcgagtgacgtaggatgcttcgatcagagagagacaattaaagcaggaagaatcatattgggctagagaaaaacgtgtcagaagattagacgtcgagctggaagatcggtcgacgtatcgacagaaggcttcgggccatggattcgggcatcgggccaagaagagtggatatggcGCTAaatatatcggagttgtggaggtcaactggccgattgggcaataggccgcaagagaggatgatgcgccgaagaatcgaacgaagcgttgatggaccaatgacataccggacaacatgattcatgcttagtaataattatctaaatcgaagtatatttttgtgtgtgcaggattaactacgatagcaaagcataaagcaaaatgaagtcccggagtcaagaacgcgatttcgttgggagttcgagagttcgttggaagtccggacattcgtcgaaagttctaccggaaccaaccaagaagttcaggagcttgctaaagaaactcgtcgaaactcaccaataagatcatcgtaaagtctaggagcttgccggaagtccgctagaacattaccgagagatcgtcgaaagttcgccggaaagattgtcgaaagctcgtcgaaagaaatcagacttatcttgcttagaaaatatcttaggaatcatagttagcacataattagagttgggattgggaggtaatcccatcaactctgttaggggccaattgggcccgaagttggattggtttaggccagattcaaggcccaactagggtgctgaaaccctggtcggtggtggcaccgcctggggaacaaCACCTCAGGATTCCTAGGCTATGGTACCGCCCaggctgggcagtggtaccaccgacagtaatgctaccaacggtggtaccgcctagtaccagATCCTGcgacgatagtaccgcccaagaacggtggtggtatcgctagtacccaggaaacctagggtGAGaaccttttaggctccaagtttgaatcaacttgaagcctataaatacccctctcatccctggttaacttacataagcacagagaatttaaaaagggaaaaacgctatagaaatctcttgtgagaatcctcctctagtctaagtgttagaatagtttgagagaggagtgagtgcttgtaagggttgtctcctaaacccggtaaaaagagaagaggggtgtaaaaaggaggttgatcttcgcctgttaaaggaagatcgatagtggatgccggtggcctcgatggaagaggaatcagtggagtggatgtaggtcactatgaccgaaccactataaaatcggcatgttcttctctggtttgcatttctatatttgagaaatttactttactttaaacctcttaacttgctttacatccactacgtatcttccgtatgctttcaagctatctttacgaaaatgctttcaagttaacctctctctgAAACGGTTTTTGACGAAATCAGTATTTATCGtaagaaggttttttgaaccgacgtaattttaccactgcactaattcacccccctcctcttagtgccgacttgatcataatagttggtatcagagtcttgttttctcatttagtttaacacctaaagagaaatgactcttttcggctttcaagagggctactctctcattcgtcctccctttttcaatgggacagactacacttattggaaaactcgaatgagagttttcttgcttttattgaatctcgatttatggcacatagtcaaatttggttttcaaatgtcttcttttccaatgaaccattggaatgatttgaagaagaagacttttctctaaatgcaaaggttatgaatgcgttttttgcaccttagataaaactgagtttaatcgaatttctatgtgcgaaatagcttttgacatATGTCGCAagattaaaagtttcgaagattaatcttttaatacatgattttgaattatttcatatgaaaccaagcgaaaccattgttgacatgtacacccgttttatggatgtcgtcaatggtttaaaatcacttggtaaaagtttttcggattttgaacttgtaaacaaaattttat of the Musa acuminata AAA Group cultivar baxijiao chromosome BXJ3-2, Cavendish_Baxijiao_AAA, whole genome shotgun sequence genome contains:
- the LOC135631720 gene encoding G-type lectin S-receptor-like serine/threonine-protein kinase At1g34300, translated to MRSEGDSLSGQNMGLCDRKVRSLPSPVLLFLSPLLLLLVGSLWLADAADIPLGSSLSPLNSDSWSSPSGTYSLGFISDPQNTSRYLAAITYSGGIPVWTAGGGASVDSAASLQLRSDGNLRLVDGSGTVVWESGTAGKGVSAASLLDSGDFELKNSTAVVWDTFVNPTDTILQSQNFTVGQTLRSGEYSFSLLANGNLTLTWNGSTIYFNKGFNSTFTANKTLASPFLTLQSNGIVSLSDASLSTAVVISYSSDYGESGDMIRFVKLDSDGNLRTYSAVRGSGAAIQRWSAVADQCEVFGWCGNMGICSYNDTSPVCGCPSENFNFVDPNDHRKGCKRRTEIQDCPGNSTMLQLSHTQFLTYPPETSTEQFFVGITACRLNCLSGASCVASTALADGSGFCYLKVSNFVSGYQSAALPSTSFVKVCAPALPNSPSTLDEVHSESSKLKGWVVAVLIFGTLLGLILFEWGLWWCFCRNSTKYGPSSAHYALLEYASGAPVQFSYRELQKSTKRFKEKLGEGGFGAVYKGVLANRTMVAVKQLEGIEQGEKQFRMEVATISSTHHLNLVRLIGFCSEGRHRLLVYEFMKNGSLDSFLFSGDSSRKLTWATRFSVAIGTARGITYLHEECRDCIVHCDIKPENILLDENNNAKVSDFGLAKLVNPKDHRQRTLTSVRGTRGYLAPEWLANLPITSKSDVYSYGMVLLEIVSGRRNFDVSDDTGRKKFSVWAYEEFEKGNIRSIMDKRLAEQDVDMEQLERAVLVSFWCIQEQPSQRPSMGKVVQMLEGVLDIERPPAPKVMDVGLAVVTTSSVSTSVAVFATSASIQPLSSSSQSITNSSSVSRRNVQKQTSSLLSTDLSS